The genome window CCGCCAGCCGCGCCACTGCCGGTGCCGGCTCTGCGTCGGCACGATGCAGGTTCAAGCCCAGCGCCGGCAGCGTCGGCAGGCCGCCGGCTCCTGGCGGCAATAGTGCAAGCGCTCAGGAACGCCGGCCGGCGTGCGCAAAGTCAGCCCCAGGCCGGCGCGGACCGCGGCCCAGACCCGCGCTGGTGAAGGCGATGCGCCACGGAATACCGGCCCGGTCCAGCGCCGTGGTCGCCGCCGTGCGCAGCAGGCACGGCGCGTCCAGCATCACCAGCGGCAAGGGCGTCTCACCGTTCCAGCCGGCCGGCTCCGGCGGCGGCGCATCGGCCGCGGCGATCCAGCGCATCGGCCAGGCGGCCTGGGGCTGGCGATGCGCCGTCGCGGTTCCCGCTTCCCAGACCAGCGCCAGGTCCAGCTGGTCGGTTTCGATCCGCGCCAACAATGCCTGATGGCGCGCGATGCGCGCTTCGATGCGCACCTTGGGATGCGCGCGGGCGAAGCGCCCGAGCACGTCAGGCAACATGTGCTCGCCGAAATCCTCCTGCAGCCCGAGCCGTACCCAGCCCTGCAGGGCGGGTTCGTGCAGCGCGGCGGCGGCGGCGTTGAGGTCGAGCAGGCCGCGTGCGTAGGCCAGCAGTACCTCGCCCGCCTCGGTCAGCGCCAGCTAACGGCCACTGCGGCGCAGCAGTGCCTGGCCGGCCTGGTCTTCCAGCTTCTTCCGCTGCGCGCTGATCGCGGACGTGGAACGCCCCTGCCGATCTGCCGCCTTGGCGAAGCTGCCCAGCTCGATGCCGGCGACGAAGCTGCGCAGCGCATCGAGGTCGAAGGTGACGCGACGCACGCTATCGATCCTGTTTTATCGAAAATTGGGTGCTGAATTTCCTGATTTTCAGGAACATCTTCGGTGGCTAGGCTGGGCGCAGTCAATCTCCATCGCGAGACGCGAATGTCCGACCTATCCCAGTCTGATGCGGCCTTGTTCGGCGATATCGCGCCAAAATTCGCGCAGCTGACCGACGAGGTGCTGTTCGCCGACCTGTGGCAGCGTCCTGCGCTGTCGCCGCGTGAGCGCAGCCTGGTCACGGTCGCGGCGCTGGTGGCGCTGTACCGGCCGCAGCAGCTGCCGTTCCACCTGAGCTGCGCGCTGGACAACGGCCTGAGCCGCGATGAACTAGCCGAA of Xanthomonas translucens pv. cerealis contains these proteins:
- a CDS encoding LysR substrate-binding domain-containing protein, producing MLPDVLGRFARAHPKVRIEARIARHQALLARIETDQLDLALVWEAGTATAHRQPQAAWPMRWIAAADAPPPEPAGWNGETPLPLVMLDAPCLLRTAATTALDRAGIPWRIAFTSAGLGRGPRRPGADFAHAGRRS